A portion of the Bacteroides faecium genome contains these proteins:
- a CDS encoding type IA DNA topoisomerase produces MITAIIAEKPSVAKDIANVLNVRQRHDGYLSGNDYLVTWAFGHLIQLAMPDAYGFSGFRRENLPIIPQEFKFIPRQIREGKEYKSDPGVLKQLKVIGEVFAQSDRIVVATDAGREGEGIFRYIYNYLGCRKPFVRLWISSLTDRAIRDGLDKLKPGSDYDNLYRAAEARAIADYLVGINSTQALSIAAGQGIFSLGRVQTPTLMMICSRYLENRNFTPQTYYQLKVTAEKDGTPFSAISEHKYETLPAATTALNAVTATGTVMVADVQRKEVNQEPPLLYDLTSLQKEANSKLGFSADKTLSIAQSLYEKKVLSYPRTGSRFISDDVFDEIPSRIALLEQYPAFSAYAATLKGTALNRRSVDAGKVTDHHALIITECLPGELPKDERKVYDMVAARLLESFSARCVKDVTTVRFTAAGSDFITKGTVIKSAGWRAVRGEKDEEEESTALPPLQPGETFPLQSAENVEKQTKSRPLHTESSLLSAMESCGRELQETELRDSLKDIGIGTPATRASIIETLFSRDYVRRDKKNLVPTEKGLAVYYTVKGKRIADVEMTGQWETALARIETGGMDAATFRRGIEVYTAQITEELLQVQVSVADGEHIPCPKCQSGRILFYPKVAKCSNVDCGVTIFRNKGGKELTDKQITDLVTKGKTSLIKGFKNKDGKTFDAHVTFDKDFRTVYEFPPRTDKTKGKGGRRDFKVLHP; encoded by the coding sequence ATGATTACAGCAATTATCGCCGAGAAACCTTCCGTAGCGAAGGACATAGCAAACGTGTTGAATGTTCGCCAGCGTCACGATGGCTACCTTTCAGGCAACGACTACCTCGTTACCTGGGCGTTCGGCCATCTCATCCAGCTTGCCATGCCCGATGCTTACGGGTTCTCCGGCTTCCGCCGTGAAAACCTTCCCATCATCCCGCAGGAGTTCAAGTTCATACCCCGCCAGATACGGGAAGGCAAAGAGTACAAATCCGATCCCGGCGTACTCAAACAACTAAAGGTCATTGGCGAAGTTTTCGCCCAGTCCGACCGGATCGTCGTGGCAACCGATGCAGGAAGAGAGGGAGAAGGAATCTTCCGCTATATTTACAATTACCTCGGTTGCCGCAAACCTTTCGTCCGCTTGTGGATTTCCTCGCTGACCGACCGTGCCATCCGTGACGGGCTGGATAAGCTCAAACCCGGCAGCGATTACGATAACCTCTATCGTGCCGCCGAAGCCCGTGCCATCGCCGACTATTTAGTCGGTATCAACAGCACGCAGGCACTTTCCATCGCCGCCGGACAGGGAATTTTCTCGCTCGGACGGGTGCAGACACCTACCTTGATGATGATCTGCTCCCGCTATCTGGAGAACAGGAATTTCACCCCGCAGACCTATTACCAGCTAAAGGTCACGGCAGAAAAGGACGGTACGCCCTTCTCCGCCATCTCCGAACACAAGTACGAAACCCTTCCGGCAGCAACGACCGCCCTTAATGCCGTTACCGCCACGGGCACGGTCATGGTTGCCGATGTGCAGCGCAAGGAAGTGAACCAAGAACCGCCGTTGCTCTACGACCTTACTTCGTTGCAGAAGGAAGCCAACAGCAAGCTCGGCTTTTCAGCCGACAAAACCCTTTCCATAGCACAATCGCTTTACGAGAAAAAGGTACTTAGCTACCCCCGTACCGGCTCCCGCTTTATCTCCGACGATGTTTTCGACGAAATCCCGTCCCGCATTGCCCTTTTGGAACAATACCCCGCTTTCTCTGCCTATGCCGCCACCCTGAAAGGGACGGCACTCAACCGCCGCAGCGTGGACGCCGGGAAAGTCACCGATCACCATGCCTTGATTATCACCGAATGTCTGCCCGGCGAACTGCCGAAGGACGAACGCAAGGTGTACGATATGGTTGCCGCCCGCCTGCTTGAATCCTTCTCCGCCCGTTGCGTAAAGGACGTTACAACCGTCCGTTTCACCGCAGCGGGTAGCGACTTTATCACCAAAGGGACAGTAATCAAGTCTGCCGGATGGCGTGCCGTCCGTGGCGAGAAAGACGAGGAAGAAGAATCCACCGCCCTTCCGCCTTTGCAGCCCGGCGAAACCTTCCCCCTGCAATCGGCGGAGAATGTGGAGAAACAGACCAAGTCCCGTCCCCTGCACACCGAGAGCAGCCTGCTTTCGGCTATGGAGAGTTGCGGCAGGGAGTTGCAGGAAACCGAACTGCGGGACAGCCTGAAAGACATCGGTATCGGCACGCCCGCCACCCGTGCGTCCATTATCGAAACCCTGTTTTCCCGTGACTACGTGCGCCGTGACAAGAAGAACCTTGTCCCGACCGAGAAAGGGTTGGCGGTGTACTATACCGTAAAGGGCAAACGCATTGCCGATGTCGAAATGACCGGGCAATGGGAAACCGCCCTTGCCCGCATCGAGACGGGCGGGATGGACGCTGCCACGTTCCGCAGGGGAATCGAAGTCTATACCGCCCAGATTACCGAAGAGCTTTTGCAGGTGCAGGTATCGGTTGCGGACGGTGAACACATCCCTTGCCCCAAATGCCAGTCCGGGCGCATCCTCTTCTATCCGAAAGTCGCCAAGTGCAGCAACGTCGATTGTGGTGTTACCATCTTCCGCAACAAGGGCGGGAAAGAGCTTACCGACAAACAGATTACCGACCTTGTAACCAAAGGCAAAACGTCCCTAATCAAAGGCTTTAAGAACAAGGACGGCAAAACCTTCGATGCGCACGTCACCTTCGACAAGGACTTCCGCACCGTGTACGAGTTCCCGCCCCGCACGGACAAGACAAAAGGAAAGGGCGGCAGACGGGATTTTAAGGTATTACATCCGTGA
- a CDS encoding DUF4099 domain-containing protein codes for MDERPDNSEQLMDILLVMDQEKKTIQAVSGVKDGELQTKNPLEDNNDLLRVDRHGDMFSNFFSNLWNQLKDPTRFHFFRVPEEDVQRVAADFQQTVQNPTPEGQARMAQYEVQHPAQAQQQGEQQAQPAAGQQQQQPTDAPQQGQAQQQPQYKYDVEKIDWNSLANLGIKREQIEQNGMLDQMLRGFQTDKTVRVYFNLDSISHANDSQLSLREAPDGRVVVCSHGILDPQKLQQQFFGHTFTKEDSDAIKTAGNMGRIVELTNRAGEKVPSLVSRNQKTNELASFPADKVRIPAEKNGHTFTPDEVARLKKGEAVVCKFQTKAKEGQKPKTYEAPVQFNAAKMQLELLFNDRAKLAMDAHKELQKQTANQEVPKTFRKQELTEKSQTELAGGGTVKVSGLKDQNGKSYQGYITWQPGQKYPAFMFPKDYKTALEEGRVKPAVENEVQVAVNSEGKTNEATKSLKEALQSAQTRPTGEQKEQQDRKQEQKEGKKEDKKQEQQQDKPKPRQRKSPRL; via the coding sequence ATGGACGAAAGACCGGACAACAGCGAACAACTGATGGATATTCTTCTTGTCATGGATCAGGAGAAAAAGACCATCCAAGCCGTCAGCGGAGTAAAGGACGGAGAGTTACAAACCAAGAACCCGTTAGAGGACAACAACGACCTGCTACGGGTAGATCGCCACGGAGATATGTTCTCCAACTTCTTTTCCAATCTTTGGAACCAGTTGAAAGATCCCACCCGTTTCCATTTCTTCCGTGTGCCGGAAGAGGATGTGCAACGGGTAGCGGCAGATTTTCAGCAGACCGTGCAGAACCCCACGCCCGAAGGACAGGCACGCATGGCACAGTACGAGGTACAACATCCCGCACAGGCACAACAACAGGGCGAGCAACAGGCGCAGCCTGCCGCAGGGCAGCAACAGCAGCAGCCGACAGATGCACCGCAGCAAGGGCAGGCACAGCAACAGCCGCAGTACAAGTACGATGTGGAAAAGATAGATTGGAACTCGCTCGCCAATCTCGGCATCAAACGTGAACAGATCGAGCAGAACGGTATGCTCGACCAGATGTTACGGGGCTTCCAGACCGACAAGACCGTCCGGGTATATTTCAATCTCGATTCGATCTCCCATGCCAACGACAGCCAGCTTTCCTTGCGTGAAGCCCCCGACGGCAGGGTAGTCGTTTGCAGCCACGGGATTCTCGATCCCCAAAAGTTGCAGCAGCAATTCTTCGGGCATACCTTCACGAAGGAAGATAGCGACGCTATCAAGACCGCCGGGAACATGGGGCGCATTGTCGAACTCACCAACCGGGCGGGCGAGAAAGTCCCGTCCCTCGTCAGCCGTAACCAGAAAACGAACGAACTGGCATCCTTCCCGGCTGACAAGGTGCGCATCCCGGCGGAGAAGAACGGGCATACCTTCACCCCGGACGAGGTGGCACGGCTGAAAAAGGGCGAAGCCGTGGTATGTAAATTCCAGACCAAAGCCAAAGAAGGGCAGAAGCCCAAAACCTACGAAGCCCCCGTCCAGTTCAACGCCGCCAAGATGCAACTCGAATTGCTGTTCAATGACCGGGCTAAACTGGCGATGGACGCACACAAGGAGTTACAGAAACAGACCGCCAATCAGGAAGTCCCCAAGACCTTCCGCAAGCAGGAACTTACCGAAAAGTCGCAAACGGAACTTGCGGGCGGCGGCACGGTCAAAGTTTCCGGTTTGAAAGACCAGAACGGCAAATCCTATCAGGGGTACATCACATGGCAGCCCGGACAGAAATACCCCGCCTTCATGTTCCCCAAGGATTACAAGACCGCACTTGAAGAAGGACGTGTCAAACCCGCCGTCGAGAACGAGGTGCAGGTAGCCGTCAATTCCGAGGGCAAGACCAACGAAGCCACCAAGAGCCTGAAAGAAGCCTTGCAGTCCGCACAAACCCGTCCCACCGGAGAGCAGAAGGAACAGCAAGACCGCAAGCAGGAACAGAAAGAGGGCAAGAAAGAAGATAAGAAACAGGAGCAGCAACAGGACAAGCCCAAACCCCGGCAGCGCAAAAGTCCCCGCCTCTGA
- a CDS encoding DUF2931 family protein produces METIYHFFKEDKANAVLLVIACLLLCFLLYKVAGIKIRFNKKEPRTVFSWSPSVSTPYNYPVELLRCKVGFGNKGKSFPVFDSYPILGIGESGAGGVDLNAFDIERGFPIPNSIDILWVAYTEKKFYQANIQFSEELQNRILELFREGYYGVKEKQRFRYNNLVITLLPEGKIWLYLDGAHRYVRLDYTLQAEEVSVELSDYVDTRHKTMDDFCTGRLSDYPKAIENLSKNGIPKGLWDTYAERFPYDIQIEFENEQSVFDPDYGYYCSNGEMLGSLDDVKYYPMARLKHLIMAWNVADTVYTGHLFFNENEVIRNYPAAFGDESNPDIRGKFLIKVGEQNNRFDISLRVGERECKFEETQIHVFKVTPENKDKDDHLFYWNYRGEEVKKYIGE; encoded by the coding sequence ATGGAAACGATCTATCATTTCTTCAAAGAGGACAAAGCCAATGCGGTGCTATTGGTTATCGCCTGCCTGTTGCTGTGCTTTCTTCTTTACAAGGTGGCAGGAATCAAAATCAGGTTCAACAAGAAAGAACCGAGAACGGTTTTTTCATGGAGTCCGTCTGTCAGTACTCCATATAATTATCCGGTTGAACTTCTCCGTTGCAAGGTGGGTTTCGGGAACAAAGGTAAAAGTTTTCCGGTCTTTGATTCGTATCCGATATTGGGTATCGGAGAAAGCGGAGCAGGTGGAGTCGATTTAAATGCTTTCGACATAGAACGCGGATTTCCAATTCCCAATAGTATTGATATTTTGTGGGTTGCATATACCGAGAAGAAATTCTATCAAGCAAATATCCAATTTTCAGAGGAATTGCAAAACAGAATATTGGAGTTATTTCGAGAGGGGTACTATGGCGTTAAAGAAAAGCAGCGGTTCAGATACAACAACCTTGTCATAACACTTCTGCCGGAAGGAAAAATATGGCTATACCTCGATGGGGCGCACCGTTATGTCCGTTTGGATTATACACTACAGGCAGAAGAGGTATCAGTAGAATTAAGTGATTATGTGGATACCCGTCATAAAACAATGGATGATTTTTGTACAGGTCGATTGTCGGATTATCCCAAAGCGATTGAAAATCTATCGAAAAATGGTATTCCTAAAGGATTATGGGATACTTATGCAGAGAGGTTTCCGTATGATATTCAGATTGAGTTTGAGAATGAGCAGAGTGTATTTGATCCGGATTACGGGTATTATTGTTCCAATGGTGAGATGCTCGGAAGTCTTGATGATGTAAAGTATTATCCTATGGCACGGCTGAAACATTTGATAATGGCATGGAACGTTGCCGACACGGTATATACGGGGCATCTGTTTTTTAATGAGAATGAGGTTATACGCAATTATCCTGCGGCATTTGGCGATGAATCTAATCCCGATATTCGGGGGAAATTTCTGATTAAAGTCGGTGAACAAAACAACCGATTTGACATCAGCCTTAGAGTTGGTGAGAGAGAATGTAAATTTGAGGAAACACAAATTCATGTCTTTAAGGTAACGCCAGAGAACAAAGATAAGGACGATCATTTGTTTTACTGGAATTATCGAGGTGAAGAGGTCAAAAAATATATAGGAGAATAA